The Metabacillus sediminilitoris genome window below encodes:
- a CDS encoding DUF6602 domain-containing protein — MRLEHLFQAFSREMIDELKVLAAVQKGMITEETIKTFLNNHLPSKYSIGAGYVVAHDGQSTGQLDCVIFAHASCPLWYNKKYQILPSESVCAVLEIKQKLTIERVKDAIKIISGVRRLPKLDGYRPIGPDIKVSGTNPQTFGVIFAFETNVSLKQLKNELNKFNESVHYKERPSLVCILNQGILLNINRKTSEVSLIPDEDSVFASVEASSDSFLLFFLFLTTYLNQIEVIPPDLSKYIQGYMQQFKVEI; from the coding sequence GTGAGATTAGAACATCTATTTCAAGCATTCTCTCGTGAAATGATTGATGAATTAAAAGTGTTAGCTGCTGTTCAAAAAGGCATGATTACCGAAGAGACAATCAAAACCTTCCTAAATAACCATTTACCAAGTAAATATTCAATTGGAGCGGGGTACGTTGTTGCTCACGATGGACAAAGTACTGGGCAGTTAGATTGCGTAATCTTTGCCCATGCAAGCTGTCCTTTGTGGTATAACAAAAAGTATCAAATTCTTCCTTCGGAAAGTGTGTGTGCTGTTCTTGAAATTAAACAAAAATTAACTATAGAACGTGTAAAAGATGCTATTAAAATTATTAGTGGGGTACGGAGATTGCCGAAACTAGATGGTTATCGTCCTATAGGTCCTGATATTAAGGTCTCAGGTACAAACCCCCAAACTTTTGGTGTTATTTTTGCATTTGAAACAAATGTTAGCTTAAAGCAACTTAAAAACGAACTAAATAAATTTAATGAATCGGTTCATTATAAGGAAAGACCTTCTTTAGTTTGTATACTTAATCAGGGAATACTGTTAAATATCAACAGGAAAACAAGTGAAGTTAGTCTTATTCCAGATGAAGATTCAGTATTTGCTTCTGTTGAAGCGAGTTCAGACAGCTTTTTATTATTTTTTTTATTTTTGACTACATATTTAAATCAAATAGAAGTTATCCCACCCGATTTAAGTAAATATATTCAAGGTTATATGCAACAGTTTAAGGTTGAGATTTAA
- a CDS encoding phage integrase N-terminal SAM-like domain-containing protein: MASIEMMEKDFMAEKKFEGVTENSLTSYVNFFKGWNEWLRQEGIERVDQLNSRNSKAFLLYCIEERGNKPKTVNTKLKLMRAFTRWLNEEQVTATSHLIL; this comes from the coding sequence ATGGCTTCAATTGAAATGATGGAAAAAGATTTTATGGCTGAGAAGAAATTTGAGGGGGTGACTGAGAACAGTTTAACGAGTTACGTCAACTTCTTCAAAGGTTGGAATGAGTGGTTAAGACAAGAGGGTATTGAGAGAGTAGACCAGCTAAACAGTAGAAATTCAAAAGCTTTCCTCTTGTATTGTATTGAGGAGAGAGGGAACAAACCTAAAACAGTGAACACCAAGCTTAAACTCATGAGAGCTTTTACAAGATGGCTTAATGAGGAACAAGTCACTGCTACTTCTCACCTCATACTCTGA
- a CDS encoding integrase core domain-containing protein translates to MSRRGNCWDNAVIESFHSNLKSEGFQYVKFNSMSLEKVREQVEQYMKYYNEERIQEKLGYHTPIEYGSMAA, encoded by the coding sequence ATGTCAAGAAGGGGAAACTGTTGGGATAATGCAGTTATTGAATCGTTCCACTCAAATCTAAAATCAGAAGGATTCCAGTACGTGAAGTTTAATTCAATGTCTTTAGAGAAGGTCAGAGAGCAAGTGGAACAATATATGAAATATTACAATGAAGAGCGTATCCAAGAAAAATTAGGCTACCACACACCAATAGAATATGGAAGTATGGCAGCCTAA